The proteins below come from a single Plodia interpunctella isolate USDA-ARS_2022_Savannah chromosome 21, ilPloInte3.2, whole genome shotgun sequence genomic window:
- the LOC128679419 gene encoding glucose dehydrogenase [FAD, quinone]-like, whose protein sequence is MLTNFLILSSIFGVKCSYDYTNEDDIWTGSSTRNGKIFWPYQESLIDAIHYATGKQGPKKNIGDYFDFLRDPYGLPPGLSSPLPEYDFIIIGAGSAGSVLASRLSENRNTTVLLLEAGKPEMLLTDVPAMAPYFQSTDYVWHYYMEHQDGVCLGMENERCFWPRGKAVGGTSVINYMIYTRGRPQEWDRIAAAGNYGWAYNDVLQYYKKSERAKLDGYENSPTRNKDGRMPVEFVQRRTKLIKAFLEAGKLLGHPTVDYNSPNELGFGYVQVTAQDGHRQSAAKVFLHKHKNRRNLHVLPESTATRVLIDEQTKTAYGVEFVRKGKTYVIKARKEVILSAGPIASPQLLMLSGVGPRDHLISKGIHVVQDLPVGQTLYDHICFPGAIFELNTTGVSFNENSAIDLTSIISWLRDGDSDLASPGAVEGIGYIKTPVSNDPEPIPDIELISIGGSILADGGPGGSKAVRKGMRIKEEVFNDAFGPIDTRDAWSAFPMLLHPKSVGRLELRDRNPFSHPRIYGNYLTDKTDSATFVASIRHIQALAATEPFQKFGARVYPANYPACRSTVFDSDEYWECAVRTLTATLHHQIATCRMGPVGDPLAVVDPELRVHGISRLRVVDSSVIPRTTSAHTNAPAIMIGEKAADMIKDTWRSSNGVYSYK, encoded by the exons atgttaacaaactttttaatactttCATCGATATTTGGAGTGAAATGTTCATATGACTATACGAATGAAGATGACATTTGGACTGGATCGAGCACAAGGAACGGCAAGATATTTTGGCCATACCAAGAATCTTTAATAGATGCGATCCATTATGCAACTGGGAAGCAGGGtcctaagaaaaatattggcGATTATTTTGACTTCCTTCGAGATCCCTACGGATTGCCGCCAG GACTCTCATCCCCACTCCCGGAATACGACTTTATCATCATCGGCGCAGGATCAGCTGGCAGCGTCTTGGCGTCCCGACTATCAGAAAACAGGAACACCACTGTCCTGCTCCTTGAAGCAGGCAAGCCCGAGATGCTCCTCACAGACGTACCGGCTATGGCTCCGTACTTCCAATCTACGGATTACGTTTGGCATTATTACATGGAGCATCAAGACGGAGTGTGTTTAG GAATGGAAAACGAGCGATGCTTCTGGCCACGAGGCAAAGCCGTAGGAGGCACCAGTGTCATCAACTACATGATTTATACCAGAGGCAGACCCCAGGAATGGGATAGAATAGCAGCTGCTGGCAACTACGGATG GGCTTACAATGATGTCCTTCAATATTACAAGAAATCGGAAAGAGCCAAGTTAGATGGATATGAAAATAGTCCAACACGCAACAAAGATGGCAGGATGCCAGTGGAATTTGTCCAAAGAAG aacaaaattaataaaagccTTTTTGGAAGCTGGAAAATTACTTGGACATCCGACTGTAGACTACAATTCACCAAACGAACTTGGTTTCGGCTACGTACAAGTCACAGCGCAAGACGGGCATCGGCAGAGTGCCGCCAAAGTTTTCCTGCACAAACACAAGaacagacgaaaccttcacGTCCTCCCAGAAAGCACTGCCACTAGAGTTCTCATTGATGAACAAACTAAAACTGCATACGGAGTAGAATTCGTTAGAAAAGGAAAAACATATGTCATAAAAGCAAGGAAAGAGGTCATATTATCAGCTGGGCCTATTGCGTCTCCTCAACTTCTCATGTTGTCTGGCGTAGGACCACGAGATCACCTTATATCTAAGGGCATACATGTAGTACAAGATCTCCCTGTCGGGCAAACATTATATGACCATATATGCTTTCCAGGAGCCATATTCGAATTAAACACGACTGGAGTCAGTTTTAACGAAAACTCAGCTATTGATTTAACTTCTATAATAAGTTGGCTTAGGGATGGCGACAGCGACTTGGCAAGTCCCGGTGCTGTAGAAGGAATAGGATATATAAAGACCCCCGTTTCAAATGATCCGGAACCAATTCCTGATATAGAATTGATAAGTATTGGAGGATCTATACTAGCAGACGGCGGACCTGGTGGTAGTAAAGCTGTAAGAAAAGGTATGAGAATAAAAGAAGAGGTTTTCAATGACGCATTCGGACCGATTGACACAAGAGACGCCTGGAGCGCCTTCCCGATGCTGTTGCACCCAAAGTCTGTGGGCCGGTTAGAATTGAGAGATAGAAATCCGTTTAGTCATCCCCGAATTTACGGTaactatttgactgataagaCCGATTCGGCCACGTTTGTGGCGTCCATTCGTCACATTCAAGCATTAGCTGCTACAGAGCCATTTCAGAAATTCGGGGCACGTGTCTACCCAGCAAATTATCCGGCTTGCCGCTCAACTGTGTTTGATTCAGATGAATATTGGGAATGTGCTGTTCGAACGCTAACTGCAACACTCCATCATCAGATTGCGACTTGCCGCATGGGTCCTGTTGGAGATCCTTTGGCTGTAGTGGATCCAGAATTACGAGTACATGGTATTTCAAGGTTGCGCGTAGTGGATTCCAGTGTAATACCTCGTACGACTTCAGCGCATACAAACGCACCTGCGATAATGATTGGTGAAAAGGCAGCGGATATGATAAAGGATACTTGGAGATCAAGTAATGGAGTGTATAGTTACAAGTAA
- the Sirt4 gene encoding NAD-dependent protein deacylase Sirt4 isoform X1 — protein sequence MLNRSTVFNFKIFYRQIAYVPKHKPPDHRDVEILKDFLAKHEKVLVLTGAGISTESGIPDYRSEEVGLYARSNHKPIQYQEFIKYPKVRQRYWARNFVGWPRFSSIQPNATHRSITQLQKKGKVTSIITQNVDRLHHKAGSTNIIELHGSGYIVKCLKCPYEVSRTELQEVLMRNNPHMESNFGMVRPDGDVDLTKEQESSFRTPLCPKCESPLKPDIIFFGDNVPKARVEQVRSQVSACDAIFALGTSLTVYSSYRIILQAKEENKIVAILNIGPTRADDIIDIKVSTKCGDILPELCNAL from the exons atgttaaacCGTAGTAcagtatttaatttcaaaattttctacAGGCAAATAGCATACGTTCCAAAACACAAACCCCCTGATCACAGAGATGTCGAAATATTGAAAGACTTCCTTGCAAAACATGAAAAAGTTCTGGTGTTAACTGGTGCTGGCATATCTACAGAATCAG gtatACCTGACTACAGATCGGAAGAAGTGGGACTATATGCCAGAAGTAATCACAAACCGATCCAATATcaagaatttattaaatacccAAAAGTAAGGCAACGTTACTGGGCTAGGAATTTTGTGGGCTGGCCTCGCTTTAGTAGCATACAACCAAATGCTACTCATAGGTCCATTACACAATTGCAAAAG AAGGGGAAAGTAACATCTATAATAACTCAAAATGTTGATCGTCTGCACCACAAAGCAGGATCcacaaatattatagaattacATGGAAGTGGTTACATtgtgaaatgtttaaaatgtcCTTATGAAGTGAGCAGGACTGAACTGCAAGAAGTTCTAATGAGAAATAACCCACACATGGAAAGCAACTTTGGCATGGTCAGACCTGACGGTGATGTTGACTTGACCAAG GAGCAAGAAAGCAGCTTCAGAACACCATTGTGTCCAAAATGTGAAAGTCCATTAAAACCAGACATTATATTCTTTGGTGACAATGTTCCTAAAGCACGAGTAGAACAAGTCAGGAGTCAAGTGTCTGCTTGTGACGCCATATTTGCCTTGGGTACAAGTCTAACAGTGTATTCTAGTTATAGGATAATTTTACAagcaaaagaagaaaataaaatagtggcaattttaaatataggacCTACTAGAGCTGATGACATTATTGACATTAAAGTATCCACTAAATGTGGAGATATTTTACCAGAACTATGCAATgctttatag
- the Pp4-19C gene encoding serine/threonine-protein phosphatase 4 catalytic subunit, translated as MSDTSDLDRQIEQLKRCEIIMEAEVKALCAKAREILVEESNVQRVDSPVTVCGDIHGQFYDLKELFKVGGDVPETNYLFMGDFVDRGFYSVETFLLLLALKVRYPDRITLIRGNHESRQITQVYGFYDECLRKYGSITVWRYCTEIFDYLSLSAIIDGRIFCVHGGLSPSIQTLDQIRTIDRKQEVPHDGPMCDLLWSDPEDTQGWGVSPRGAGYLFGSDVVAQFNVSNDIDMICRAHQLVMEGYKWHFNETVLTVWSAPNYCYRCGNVAAILELNENLQREFTIFEAAPQESRGVPSKKPQADYFL; from the exons ATGTCGGATACGAGTGACCTGGACCGCCAGATAGAACAATTGAAAAGATGCGAGATAATAATGGAGGCAGAGGTTAAAGCGCTGTGCGCGAAAGCCAGGGAAATTTTAGTTGAAGAGAGTAACGTTCAACGTGTGGATTCTCCTGTTACG GTCTGTGGAGATATTCATGGTCAATTTTATGATCTGAAAGAGTTGTTCAAAGTAGGTGGAGATGTTCCTGAaaccaattatttatttatgggtgACTTTGTGGATAGAGGGTTTTATTCTgtagaaacatttttattactccTTGCTTTAAAG gTACGGTATCCAGATCGCATTACACTAATTCGTGGCAATCATGAATCTAGACAGATCACACAAGTATATGGCTTCTATGATGAATGCTTACGGAAATATGGTTCAATCACTGTGTGGAG GTACTGCACAGAGATATTCGACTACTTATCCCTGTCTGCAATAATTGACGGGCGTATATTCTGCGTGCACGGCGGCCTCAGCCCATCCATTCAGACTCTGGACCAGATTCGCACCATAGACCGCAAGCAAGAGGTGCCACATGACGGGCCCATGTGCGATTTGTTGTGGAGCGACCCTGAAG acACGCAAGGCTGGGGCGTGTCGCCGCGCGGCGCGGGCTACCTGTTCGGGTCGGACGTGGTCGCGCAGTTCAACGTGTCCAACGACATCGACATGATCTGCCGCGCGCACCAGCTCGTCATGGAGGGCTACAAGTGGCACTTCAACGAGACCGTGCTCACTGTATGGTCCGCGCCCAACTATTGCTACAG GTGCGGGAATGTAGCAGCTATATTAGAACTAAACGAGAATCTACAACGAGAGTTCACAATATTCGAGGCGGCCCCGCAAGAGTCCCGAGGAGTGCCCTCGAAGAAGCCCCAAGCTGATTACTTCTTATAA
- the LOC128679432 gene encoding uncharacterized protein LOC128679432 isoform X2, which yields MSYKKRISKHRFLWKISEASFVTSVEEAASRDQCTQTPPSGKPKRSLQRYNTSDHIYEKSHRTYRKNDLRPKSLGLSDSYPMIGKPPSYDGPPKFKVTSTDSPTISITPPHSLDYVCPKFGSPNGCATPGMMSNQSATTVLLSPGYLQTPCQCNQSFKSVSEVALTMPATNWNGGEAPASGLSDGLSWRRLHMSRAKLKATATTSELLSGFAMVAMVELQINEPTNVPEWLFVMFAVCTTVLVAVHIFALMISTYLLPNIDAVSKMETPGGPAIALRDSPHERMRGFIELAWAFSTVLGLFLFLVEIAILCWVKFWDYSFAAATAATVIVIPVLIVFVAFAIHFYHSLVVQKCETSVQDIAQLENMKRDLDTATVKVNMY from the exons ATATCGGAGGCCAGTTTCGTGACGAGCGTGGAGGAGGCGGCGAGTCGGGACCAATGTACCCAGACGCCCCCTAGCGGGAAGCCCAAGCGGTCCCTGCAAAGGTACAACACGTCAGACCACATCTACGAGAAGTCCCACAGGACCTACAGGAAAAACGACCTGCGACCTAAGAGTTTAGGTCTCAGTGACTCGTATCCCATGATCGGGAAGCCGCCCAGTTACGATGGGCCCCCAAA ATTCAAAGTAACGTCAACAGACAGCCCCACGATCTCCATAACCCCACCTCATAGCTTAGACTACGTGTGTCCCAAATTCGGCAGCCCCAACGGCTGTGCGACCCCGGGCATGATGTCCAACCAATCAGCCACCACCGTCCTCCTCAGCCCTGGTTACTTGCAGACTCCGTGCCAGTGTAACCAGTCCTTTAAG AGTGTAAGTGAAGTGGCGTTAACGATGCCAGCAACGAACTGGAATGGAGGCGAGGCACCAGCAAGTGGTCTGTCAGACGGGCTGTCTTGGCGACGGCTACATATGTCCAGGGCTAAGCTAAAAGCAACTGCTACCACTTCAGAACTACTCTCAG GTTTCGCGATGGTAGCCATGGTGGAACTACAAATAAACGAGCCGACGAACGTGCCCGAATGGCTGTTTGTCATGTTTGCTGTTTGCACGACAGTATTAGTGGCTGTCCACATATTCGCCCTGATGATATCCACATACCTGCTGCCGAATATCGACGCTGTGAGCAAGATGGAGACGCCTGGAGGGCCAGCGATTGCGTTGAGGGATTCCCCGCACGAGAGGATGAGGGGTTTCATCGAGTTGGCTTGGGCGTTCAGCACTGTGTTGG GTCTGTTCCTGTTCCTCGTAGAGATAGCAATACTCTGCTGGGTGAAGTTCTGGGACTACTCGTTCGCAGCAGCAACGGCCGCCACGGTCATCGTCATACCAG TGCTAATAGTATTCGTGGCGTTCGCGATCCACTTCTACCACTCTCTGGTGGTGCAGAAGTGCGAGACCTCGGTGCAGGACATTGCGCAGCTGGAGAACATGAAGAGGGACCTCGACACGGCCACCGTGAAAGTCAACATGTATTAA
- the Sirt4 gene encoding NAD-dependent protein deacylase Sirt4 isoform X2, with the protein MLNRSTVFNFKIFYRQIAYVPKHKPPDHRDVEILKDFLAKHEKVLVLTGAGISTESGIPDYRSEEVGLYARSNHKPIQYQEFIKYPKKGKVTSIITQNVDRLHHKAGSTNIIELHGSGYIVKCLKCPYEVSRTELQEVLMRNNPHMESNFGMVRPDGDVDLTKEQESSFRTPLCPKCESPLKPDIIFFGDNVPKARVEQVRSQVSACDAIFALGTSLTVYSSYRIILQAKEENKIVAILNIGPTRADDIIDIKVSTKCGDILPELCNAL; encoded by the exons atgttaaacCGTAGTAcagtatttaatttcaaaattttctacAGGCAAATAGCATACGTTCCAAAACACAAACCCCCTGATCACAGAGATGTCGAAATATTGAAAGACTTCCTTGCAAAACATGAAAAAGTTCTGGTGTTAACTGGTGCTGGCATATCTACAGAATCAG gtatACCTGACTACAGATCGGAAGAAGTGGGACTATATGCCAGAAGTAATCACAAACCGATCCAATATcaagaatttattaaatacccAAAA AAGGGGAAAGTAACATCTATAATAACTCAAAATGTTGATCGTCTGCACCACAAAGCAGGATCcacaaatattatagaattacATGGAAGTGGTTACATtgtgaaatgtttaaaatgtcCTTATGAAGTGAGCAGGACTGAACTGCAAGAAGTTCTAATGAGAAATAACCCACACATGGAAAGCAACTTTGGCATGGTCAGACCTGACGGTGATGTTGACTTGACCAAG GAGCAAGAAAGCAGCTTCAGAACACCATTGTGTCCAAAATGTGAAAGTCCATTAAAACCAGACATTATATTCTTTGGTGACAATGTTCCTAAAGCACGAGTAGAACAAGTCAGGAGTCAAGTGTCTGCTTGTGACGCCATATTTGCCTTGGGTACAAGTCTAACAGTGTATTCTAGTTATAGGATAATTTTACAagcaaaagaagaaaataaaatagtggcaattttaaatataggacCTACTAGAGCTGATGACATTATTGACATTAAAGTATCCACTAAATGTGGAGATATTTTACCAGAACTATGCAATgctttatag
- the LOC128679439 gene encoding uncharacterized protein LOC128679439 — protein MDVYGYPPYQYTQSDELTQQIFAHQALSSSAPYHREMSGPSVMPAPSGTPWNMHGMPWGMQSPPHLVHFTAQTPPLENKISPLVHCKRKNLDVEPAIPAKQLITEEKMAAHLNGLHISSEYTPHQLASEELMDVNMDSTAVPSVSNINQKVKDKFTVVLSEEVKKIQSEPLLPPSLIERLEKPHMSLVVWKPKEDILKIKEVTNSEEKILKDEEEQPKKRNGVLVIEHNGMDMEML, from the exons atggACGTCTACGGTTATCCTCCGTATCAATATACGCAATCAGACGAACTAACGCAACAGATATTTGCGCACCAAGCTCTATCGTCTTCGGCCCCTTACCATCGTGAAATGTCTGGTCCAAGTGTAATGCCTGCGCCATCCGGGACTCCATGGAACATGCATGGAATGCCTTGGGGCATGCAATCTCCACCACATTTGGTTCATTTCACAGCACAGACACCTccattggaaaataaaatatcgccTTTAGTTCATTGCAAGCGAAAGAATTTGGACGTTGAGCCTGCTAT CCCTGCTAAGCAGTTGATCACCGAAGAGAAAATGGCCGCTCATCTCAATGGCTTACACATATCCTCTGAATACACCCCACACCAACTAGCTTCTGAAGAACTGATGGATGTAAACATGGATAGCACTGCAGTCCCGTCAGTATCTAATATAAACCAAAAAGTTAAGGACAAATTCACAGTGGTACTATCAGAGGAGGTCAAGAAAATACAGAGCGAGCCATTGTTGCCTCCTTCACTCATTGAGAG attaGAAAAACCTCACATGTCATTAGTAGTTTGGAAACCCAAGGAAGACATCTTAAAGATAAAAGAAGTGACCAATAGTGAGGAGAAAATACTGAAAGATGAAGAGGAACAACCCAAGAAGAGGAATGGAGTGTTGGTTATAGAACACAATGGTATGGATATGGAAATGTTATAG
- the LOC128679432 gene encoding calcium release-activated calcium channel protein 1-like isoform X5 yields MKDISEASFVTSVEEAASRDQCTQTPPSGKPKRSLQRFKVTSTDSPTISITPPHSLDYVCPKFGSPNGCATPGMMSNQSATTVLLSPGYLQTPCQCNQSFKSVSEVALTMPATNWNGGEAPASGLSDGLSWRRLHMSRAKLKATATTSELLSGFAMVAMVELQINEPTNVPEWLFVMFAVCTTVLVAVHIFALMISTYLLPNIDAVSKMETPGGPAIALRDSPHERMRGFIELAWAFSTVLGLFLFLVEIAILCWVKFWDYSFAAATAATVIVIPVLIVFVAFAIHFYHSLVVQKCETSVQDIAQLENMKRDLDTATVKVNMY; encoded by the exons ATATCGGAGGCCAGTTTCGTGACGAGCGTGGAGGAGGCGGCGAGTCGGGACCAATGTACCCAGACGCCCCCTAGCGGGAAGCCCAAGCGGTCCCTGCAAAG ATTCAAAGTAACGTCAACAGACAGCCCCACGATCTCCATAACCCCACCTCATAGCTTAGACTACGTGTGTCCCAAATTCGGCAGCCCCAACGGCTGTGCGACCCCGGGCATGATGTCCAACCAATCAGCCACCACCGTCCTCCTCAGCCCTGGTTACTTGCAGACTCCGTGCCAGTGTAACCAGTCCTTTAAG AGTGTAAGTGAAGTGGCGTTAACGATGCCAGCAACGAACTGGAATGGAGGCGAGGCACCAGCAAGTGGTCTGTCAGACGGGCTGTCTTGGCGACGGCTACATATGTCCAGGGCTAAGCTAAAAGCAACTGCTACCACTTCAGAACTACTCTCAG GTTTCGCGATGGTAGCCATGGTGGAACTACAAATAAACGAGCCGACGAACGTGCCCGAATGGCTGTTTGTCATGTTTGCTGTTTGCACGACAGTATTAGTGGCTGTCCACATATTCGCCCTGATGATATCCACATACCTGCTGCCGAATATCGACGCTGTGAGCAAGATGGAGACGCCTGGAGGGCCAGCGATTGCGTTGAGGGATTCCCCGCACGAGAGGATGAGGGGTTTCATCGAGTTGGCTTGGGCGTTCAGCACTGTGTTGG GTCTGTTCCTGTTCCTCGTAGAGATAGCAATACTCTGCTGGGTGAAGTTCTGGGACTACTCGTTCGCAGCAGCAACGGCCGCCACGGTCATCGTCATACCAG TGCTAATAGTATTCGTGGCGTTCGCGATCCACTTCTACCACTCTCTGGTGGTGCAGAAGTGCGAGACCTCGGTGCAGGACATTGCGCAGCTGGAGAACATGAAGAGGGACCTCGACACGGCCACCGTGAAAGTCAACATGTATTAA
- the LOC128679432 gene encoding uncharacterized protein LOC128679432 isoform X3, whose product MKDISEASFVTSVEEAASRDQCTQTPPSGKPKRSLQRYNTSDHIYEKSHRTYRKNDLRPKSLGLSDSYPMIGKPPSYDGPPKFKVTSTDSPTISITPPHSLDYVCPKFGSPNGCATPGMMSNQSATTVLLSPGYLQTPCQCNQSFKSVSEVALTMPATNWNGGEAPASGLSDGLSWRRLHMSRAKLKATATTSELLSGFAMVAMVELQINEPTNVPEWLFVMFAVCTTVLVAVHIFALMISTYLLPNIDAVSKMETPGGPAIALRDSPHERMRGFIELAWAFSTVLGLFLFLVEIAILCWVKFWDYSFAAATAATVIVIPVLIVFVAFAIHFYHSLVVQKCETSVQDIAQLENMKRDLDTATVKVNMY is encoded by the exons ATATCGGAGGCCAGTTTCGTGACGAGCGTGGAGGAGGCGGCGAGTCGGGACCAATGTACCCAGACGCCCCCTAGCGGGAAGCCCAAGCGGTCCCTGCAAAGGTACAACACGTCAGACCACATCTACGAGAAGTCCCACAGGACCTACAGGAAAAACGACCTGCGACCTAAGAGTTTAGGTCTCAGTGACTCGTATCCCATGATCGGGAAGCCGCCCAGTTACGATGGGCCCCCAAA ATTCAAAGTAACGTCAACAGACAGCCCCACGATCTCCATAACCCCACCTCATAGCTTAGACTACGTGTGTCCCAAATTCGGCAGCCCCAACGGCTGTGCGACCCCGGGCATGATGTCCAACCAATCAGCCACCACCGTCCTCCTCAGCCCTGGTTACTTGCAGACTCCGTGCCAGTGTAACCAGTCCTTTAAG AGTGTAAGTGAAGTGGCGTTAACGATGCCAGCAACGAACTGGAATGGAGGCGAGGCACCAGCAAGTGGTCTGTCAGACGGGCTGTCTTGGCGACGGCTACATATGTCCAGGGCTAAGCTAAAAGCAACTGCTACCACTTCAGAACTACTCTCAG GTTTCGCGATGGTAGCCATGGTGGAACTACAAATAAACGAGCCGACGAACGTGCCCGAATGGCTGTTTGTCATGTTTGCTGTTTGCACGACAGTATTAGTGGCTGTCCACATATTCGCCCTGATGATATCCACATACCTGCTGCCGAATATCGACGCTGTGAGCAAGATGGAGACGCCTGGAGGGCCAGCGATTGCGTTGAGGGATTCCCCGCACGAGAGGATGAGGGGTTTCATCGAGTTGGCTTGGGCGTTCAGCACTGTGTTGG GTCTGTTCCTGTTCCTCGTAGAGATAGCAATACTCTGCTGGGTGAAGTTCTGGGACTACTCGTTCGCAGCAGCAACGGCCGCCACGGTCATCGTCATACCAG TGCTAATAGTATTCGTGGCGTTCGCGATCCACTTCTACCACTCTCTGGTGGTGCAGAAGTGCGAGACCTCGGTGCAGGACATTGCGCAGCTGGAGAACATGAAGAGGGACCTCGACACGGCCACCGTGAAAGTCAACATGTATTAA
- the LOC128679432 gene encoding uncharacterized protein LOC128679432 isoform X1 — protein sequence MPCDALLPVSNERFNNQYNAMTFTKNSNMLDVSKDVSDNISEASFVTSVEEAASRDQCTQTPPSGKPKRSLQRYNTSDHIYEKSHRTYRKNDLRPKSLGLSDSYPMIGKPPSYDGPPKFKVTSTDSPTISITPPHSLDYVCPKFGSPNGCATPGMMSNQSATTVLLSPGYLQTPCQCNQSFKSVSEVALTMPATNWNGGEAPASGLSDGLSWRRLHMSRAKLKATATTSELLSGFAMVAMVELQINEPTNVPEWLFVMFAVCTTVLVAVHIFALMISTYLLPNIDAVSKMETPGGPAIALRDSPHERMRGFIELAWAFSTVLGLFLFLVEIAILCWVKFWDYSFAAATAATVIVIPVLIVFVAFAIHFYHSLVVQKCETSVQDIAQLENMKRDLDTATVKVNMY from the exons ATATCGGAGGCCAGTTTCGTGACGAGCGTGGAGGAGGCGGCGAGTCGGGACCAATGTACCCAGACGCCCCCTAGCGGGAAGCCCAAGCGGTCCCTGCAAAGGTACAACACGTCAGACCACATCTACGAGAAGTCCCACAGGACCTACAGGAAAAACGACCTGCGACCTAAGAGTTTAGGTCTCAGTGACTCGTATCCCATGATCGGGAAGCCGCCCAGTTACGATGGGCCCCCAAA ATTCAAAGTAACGTCAACAGACAGCCCCACGATCTCCATAACCCCACCTCATAGCTTAGACTACGTGTGTCCCAAATTCGGCAGCCCCAACGGCTGTGCGACCCCGGGCATGATGTCCAACCAATCAGCCACCACCGTCCTCCTCAGCCCTGGTTACTTGCAGACTCCGTGCCAGTGTAACCAGTCCTTTAAG AGTGTAAGTGAAGTGGCGTTAACGATGCCAGCAACGAACTGGAATGGAGGCGAGGCACCAGCAAGTGGTCTGTCAGACGGGCTGTCTTGGCGACGGCTACATATGTCCAGGGCTAAGCTAAAAGCAACTGCTACCACTTCAGAACTACTCTCAG GTTTCGCGATGGTAGCCATGGTGGAACTACAAATAAACGAGCCGACGAACGTGCCCGAATGGCTGTTTGTCATGTTTGCTGTTTGCACGACAGTATTAGTGGCTGTCCACATATTCGCCCTGATGATATCCACATACCTGCTGCCGAATATCGACGCTGTGAGCAAGATGGAGACGCCTGGAGGGCCAGCGATTGCGTTGAGGGATTCCCCGCACGAGAGGATGAGGGGTTTCATCGAGTTGGCTTGGGCGTTCAGCACTGTGTTGG GTCTGTTCCTGTTCCTCGTAGAGATAGCAATACTCTGCTGGGTGAAGTTCTGGGACTACTCGTTCGCAGCAGCAACGGCCGCCACGGTCATCGTCATACCAG TGCTAATAGTATTCGTGGCGTTCGCGATCCACTTCTACCACTCTCTGGTGGTGCAGAAGTGCGAGACCTCGGTGCAGGACATTGCGCAGCTGGAGAACATGAAGAGGGACCTCGACACGGCCACCGTGAAAGTCAACATGTATTAA